The genomic DNA CGATAAAGACCGTCGCAGAGGTGTCGGTTCTGTGGCCCAGAGGCAGGTCGTGCCGTTCGTGGTCGAGGAAAGGGCTGAGAGGGCTTATCTGTGTTTGGGGATACTCCTTAACGGAAGGCGAATCCGTGTGACAAACAGGGGAGGGAAACGCGATGTCAGATGAAATCTCGAGAAGAGGGTTCTTTAAGTTCGCTGGAGCGACTGCTCTCGCGGTCGGCTCCGTCGGTATTACCGCGGAAGCATTTGGCCAATCCAAAGAACCGGCTGCGGGTCCAGCCGCGGAGGTCAAGGCTCACGCCTTTCTCTGCGGCATTTTGAAGACCCAGACGCAGTTATTGCTCAAGGACACCCGTGTGGGCACACCATTTGACATCCCGGTGACGTTCTTCGTCATCAAACATGGCAAGGACTGGGTGGCCTTCGATACCGGCAACAATGCCATGGTGGCCAAAGACCCGGTCGCCTACTGGGGCGAGCCTGTCACAAAGGCCTACTATCCGGTCATGAAGGACTACGAGGAGTTTCAGGCCCAGATCAAGAAACTGGGGATCGGCCCGAAAGACCTCAAGGCTGTGATAATCAGCCACGGACACCTGGATCACGCGGGAGCCATCGACAATTTCAAGGGCACCGATGTTCCTATCTACCTACAGAAGAAAGAGTTGGAGTTGATCAAAAAAGCTGTGGCCTCGGGCACCAAGACGGCCTATATTCCTGGAGACTTTAAAGTTATGGATCAACTGAACATCAAACCTATCGAGGGTGTTTTTGACCTGTTCGGGGATCAGACGGTGGTCGCGTTTCCGACCCCCGGCCACACTGAGGGACATCAGTCCTTGCTTGTGAAACAGACCGGTGGAAAAAGTCTGATCTTGGCCGCGGACGCCATGTACACTTTAGAGAACATGCAGGAGGCAATACCTCCCGGCCTGGCGTGGGACGTCCCCCAGTCCTTGCAGGCCCTGTACGTGTTCAAGGCCATGAAGTATGTCGGCGCGGAGGTCGTCCCTTCCCATGATCCCGATTACTGGAAAAACCAACCGCTCGCGCCTAAAACCTTCAAGTCCTGACATTACGGAGGCGCCCCATTGGGCCCGGACAATGTCGGCTTTCACGAATCTTCGAAAAGTAAAGGAGACAAGCATGGTGAAGCACAAGTCGGTTGCGGTAATCCTCATGGTTGTTCTGGCTATGGCCCTGGCACCAATCTGCGCGTTGGCGCAAGAAAAGGTGGTCAAGATCGGAGCCCTGTACCCCATGACCGGTCGAGCCGGCATTTACGGTTTGGATTCCGTGGATGCTGCGGAGATGGCGGTCGAGGAAATAAACGGTAAAGGCGGGGTCGCCGGGTACAAGCTGGAGCTGATCAACACCGATTCCAAGGCCAAACCCGACTACTCGGTGATGGTCGCGAAACGTTACATTGACCAGGACAAGGTGCATTTCCTCTTCGGAGTGGTCAGCTCGGCAGTAGGACTTGCGCTGACCGAGGTGTCCAAGCAGAACAAGAAGATCTTCATCGGGACGGACCACGCTTCCACGCAGCTTACGGTGGATAAATTTCAACCGTACTATTTCCGTGTCTCCAACAACACTTTCCAGTCCATGGCCGCGGGGGCTTTGTATCTCAAAGAGATGATGCAGACCAAACCGTGGCAAACCATGGCGTACATCGGACCGGACTATGCGTACGGCCACGACCAGTGGAACGAACTCAAGTACAATCTCGATCGGTTCGGGATAAAATACAAAGTGGTGGGGGAATACTGGCCCAAGCTCTTTGCACCGGAATACACGCCGTTCATAACCTCGATCCTCAAAGACAAGCCCGACGTGCTGATTTGCGGTCTGTGGGGCGGTGATTCAGTGGCTTTTATCAAGCAGGCCACACCGTACGGCCTGTTCGAAAAGACGCTGTTCTGCTCGCCTGACGCGGGCGGCAACTATGAGGTCATGAGCACCACCGGAGCCGAATTGCCTCTCGGTCTGGTGCTGAGCGCTCGCCATCACAATAACTGGCCTGAAACACCGGCCAATAAGGACTATGTCGCGAAGTTCTTCAAGAAGACGGGCAGATATCCTACGTACGCGGCCGAAGGCGCTTATACGGGCATCCTGGCCATTGCTCAGGCAGTGGAAAAAGTGGGGAATCCCAATGACACCGAGGCGTTGGTGAAGGCGCTGGAAGGCATGAAGATCAGTCTGCCGGAAGATCCGGAAGGCTTCACGTCGTACATCGATCCGGAGACCCATCAGATAGTCCAGGTGCAGGCTATCGGCGTGACGGTCGCCAACGACCAGTTCCCGCCGGCCAAACGTATGCTCGGCAACTGGAAGATCTACAAGGCGGAAGATCTGTTGCCGCCGAAAGAATACATAGAGCCCAGGCGCAAGAAGTGACGCTGATTCGCTGTCGAAGAGGAAAGATCCGGGGAAACCTTTTTGTATGAAGGTTTCCCCCGCGGATTACCGGTTTGTGGCCTTTGCCGAAAGTAGTGACTTGTTCACTTGCCGTCACCCCGGCGAAAGCCGGGGTCCAGGCCCTATTGAAGAAACTAGATTCCGGCTTGCGCCGGAATGACGGTATCAGACTACCTGCAATCGGAAAAAGCTTTAGGCAACGAGTTTGAAAGCGGCTCAATAGCCGAGTGATCCTACGGCGGAAGAAGGTTCCGAATGGACCTGTCATTTATACTGGTACAGCTCCTGAGCGGATTGACCATGGCGACCCTGCTGTTCCTCGTGGCCAGCGGGCTTACGCTGATCTTTGGCGTCGGGAACGTGTTCAATTTCGCTCATGGATCTTTCTACATGCTGGGCGCTTACCTGGCTTATCAGGCCGCGACGGTATGGCACACCGATTTCTGGACCGCGACCGTTGCCGCGGCCCTTGGCGCAGGCGTGTTGGGAATGCTTGCCGAGTCCCTGTTCTTGCGGCGGATCTATGGCCGAGCCGAGGAAGCCGGGTTCCAGATTCTGTTAACGTACTCGTTTATCCTCGTCATAGACGACATGGTGAAGATTATTTGGGGCACCGAGTACAAGTCGTTGTTGAGACCGGCCGGCCTCAGGGGCTCGGTCCAGATTCTGGGCGAGACCACACCGACGTACAACCTGGCCATTATAGGAATCGGGCTTGCGGTGGTGGTAGTGGCCTGGCTTGTTCTTACCCGCACTCGCGCGGGAAAAGTCGCACGGGCCTCTGCCCTGGACCGTGAAATGCTCTCGGCGATGGGAGTGAACGTGCCTCTGACTATGACATTGGTGTTCGGCATTGCCACGGCGCTGGGTGGCTTTGCCGGTGCGTTGGCTGCGCCGCTGCGGTCCGTGACCCCCGGAGCGGGGATTGAGGTGATCATTGACTCTCTCATTGTGGTGGTCATAGGGGGAATGGGTAATTTCTGGGGCGCGTGGCTGGGTGCGCTCATTCTTGGGGAGGTTACTGCTTTCGCTGTCATCTTGGTGCCGGAATGGGCTGTTGTCGTGAGTTACGTTGTCATGGTGCTCACTTTGATCTTCAAACCCGAAGGCCTGTTTTCCCACAGTCCGCTCAGGAAGGTGTAGTAATGGAGAGCATCAAGAGATACAAGGAAGCCGCTTTCTGGGCTGTGCTCTTCATGGCCTTCGCTATGGTGCCGTTATTGAGAGCTTCAAGCTACGAGATAATGTTAGCCAGCCACATTCTCGTGTGGGGTCTGTTTGCGGTCTCCTTCAATATGCTGTGGGGCGGCACGGGCATGCTTTCCTTTGGTCAGGCTCTCTATTACGGGCTGGGAGCCTATGCCGTAGGTATGACATTCAAGTATTGGGGAGACGCTTGGTTCCTTCCTTCCATCGTCCTTGGGATCGTATGTTCAGTGGTCCTATCCATTTTGATAGGGCTCCTGATCATCCGTGTCAGTGGCGTGTTCTTTACCGTGATGACTCTGGCTTTCGGACAGCTAGCCTGGCAGATCACCTTCAGGTGGTATGGCGTCACCGGTGGGGATGACGGCATTCAGGGGGTGATACCTCCGGGAATCTTGGGTGACCGCATTTTCTACTACTATTTCACTCTGGTGGTGGTGGCTCTCTCCATCTTAGTGTTGAAGCGGATCTCGGGGTCGCCCATGGGACTGACCTTGAGATGCGTACGACAAAACCCGGACCGGGTGCGCTTTCTGGGGCAGAGCGTCAAGCGCAACCAGCTCACCATTTACATGATTTCGTCGGCCTTTACTGCCCTGGCAGGCGGTCTCATGGCCGGGGTGGACAATTCCATCCACCCGAATATGCTCTATTGGACCACCTCGGGAGAGGTCATCCTCATGTCGGTCCTCGGTGGAATCGGTCAGTTCTTTGGGCCATTTATCGGGGCGGGAGTGCTTATAGTCCTCGAAGACATGGTGGGAGCGCGGACCGAGTATTGGCCGCTGATCGTGGGAACCATTATGATGGTGATGGTTCTGCTCTTTCCCAAAGGTCTGGTAGGTGAGGTCAGGAAGCTCGTGGACCGTTTCAGGAGCCGCGCGCCTGCAAGAGGTTGAGATGGAACCCATCTTGGTTTTGGATAACGTCGACAAATCCTTTGGAGGTCTGAGGGTAACCTCAGGGGTAAGTTTTTCCGTGGAAGCCGGCAGCATCTCCGCCATCATCGGGCCCAACGGTGCAGGGAAGACGACGCTCTTTAACCAGATCACGGGCTATCTGATGCCGGATCGAGGGCGAATCGTTTTTCAGGGTCAAGAGATTACTGGTCTGTCCACGCAGGAAATCGTGCAGCGTGGCATGGGACGGGCGTTTCAAATCACATCCATTTTCCCAGAAGAGACCGTCTTGGACAACGTGCGTTTGGCCTGCCTCTCCAAACTCGGCCAGAGCCAAAAACCGAT from Desulfomonile tiedjei includes the following:
- a CDS encoding ABC transporter substrate-binding protein, whose product is MVKHKSVAVILMVVLAMALAPICALAQEKVVKIGALYPMTGRAGIYGLDSVDAAEMAVEEINGKGGVAGYKLELINTDSKAKPDYSVMVAKRYIDQDKVHFLFGVVSSAVGLALTEVSKQNKKIFIGTDHASTQLTVDKFQPYYFRVSNNTFQSMAAGALYLKEMMQTKPWQTMAYIGPDYAYGHDQWNELKYNLDRFGIKYKVVGEYWPKLFAPEYTPFITSILKDKPDVLICGLWGGDSVAFIKQATPYGLFEKTLFCSPDAGGNYEVMSTTGAELPLGLVLSARHHNNWPETPANKDYVAKFFKKTGRYPTYAAEGAYTGILAIAQAVEKVGNPNDTEALVKALEGMKISLPEDPEGFTSYIDPETHQIVQVQAIGVTVANDQFPPAKRMLGNWKIYKAEDLLPPKEYIEPRRKK
- a CDS encoding branched-chain amino acid ABC transporter permease codes for the protein MESIKRYKEAAFWAVLFMAFAMVPLLRASSYEIMLASHILVWGLFAVSFNMLWGGTGMLSFGQALYYGLGAYAVGMTFKYWGDAWFLPSIVLGIVCSVVLSILIGLLIIRVSGVFFTVMTLAFGQLAWQITFRWYGVTGGDDGIQGVIPPGILGDRIFYYYFTLVVVALSILVLKRISGSPMGLTLRCVRQNPDRVRFLGQSVKRNQLTIYMISSAFTALAGGLMAGVDNSIHPNMLYWTTSGEVILMSVLGGIGQFFGPFIGAGVLIVLEDMVGARTEYWPLIVGTIMMVMVLLFPKGLVGEVRKLVDRFRSRAPARG
- a CDS encoding MBL fold metallo-hydrolase — its product is MSDEISRRGFFKFAGATALAVGSVGITAEAFGQSKEPAAGPAAEVKAHAFLCGILKTQTQLLLKDTRVGTPFDIPVTFFVIKHGKDWVAFDTGNNAMVAKDPVAYWGEPVTKAYYPVMKDYEEFQAQIKKLGIGPKDLKAVIISHGHLDHAGAIDNFKGTDVPIYLQKKELELIKKAVASGTKTAYIPGDFKVMDQLNIKPIEGVFDLFGDQTVVAFPTPGHTEGHQSLLVKQTGGKSLILAADAMYTLENMQEAIPPGLAWDVPQSLQALYVFKAMKYVGAEVVPSHDPDYWKNQPLAPKTFKS
- a CDS encoding branched-chain amino acid ABC transporter permease; translation: MDLSFILVQLLSGLTMATLLFLVASGLTLIFGVGNVFNFAHGSFYMLGAYLAYQAATVWHTDFWTATVAAALGAGVLGMLAESLFLRRIYGRAEEAGFQILLTYSFILVIDDMVKIIWGTEYKSLLRPAGLRGSVQILGETTPTYNLAIIGIGLAVVVVAWLVLTRTRAGKVARASALDREMLSAMGVNVPLTMTLVFGIATALGGFAGALAAPLRSVTPGAGIEVIIDSLIVVVIGGMGNFWGAWLGALILGEVTAFAVILVPEWAVVVSYVVMVLTLIFKPEGLFSHSPLRKV